From Salinirubellus salinus, the proteins below share one genomic window:
- the ctaD gene encoding cytochrome c oxidase subunit I — MAGEQLALTVLMGVLLVGIVALVSRYGDLRSYTPLAGGAGYGGETSHGHSEKPAGLIRWFTTVDHKDIGILYGLYGTIAFLWGGAAVMLMRVELAAPGFDVMQAQFYNSLLTSHGITMLFLFGTPIIAAFSNYFVPLLIGADDMAFPRINAIAFWLLPPAAVLIWAGFFTAPLTGNEIAPAQTSWTMYTPLSAEQVNPGVDLMLLGLHLSGVSATMGAINFIATIFTERSEKVNWANLDIFSWTILTQSALILFAFPLLGSALVMLLLDRNFGTAFFAVDGGSPILWQHLFWFFGHPEVYILVLPPMGLVSWILPKFAGRKLFGFKFVVYSTLAIGVLSFGVWAHHMFSTGIDPRIRASFMAVSLAIAIPSAVKTFNWITTLWNGKIRLTAPMLFCIGFISNFVIGGITGVFLAAIPVDLVLHDTYYVVGHFHYVVMGMIAFAGFGAIYYWYPIVTGKMYQRTLAKWHFWLSMVGTNITFFAFLLLGYLGMPRRYATYNFDAAIAPLAEVTSLHQIATVGAFILMIGQLIWLWNLVSSYYEGPTVEDGDPWNLKEDGMFGREFQWFEAQLARADGGEVEDEELVTDGGRIVNENLTAAVRRVADDDE, encoded by the coding sequence ATGGCAGGAGAGCAGCTAGCGTTGACTGTCCTCATGGGGGTTCTACTGGTGGGCATCGTCGCCCTGGTGAGCCGCTACGGGGACCTGCGCTCGTACACGCCCCTCGCTGGTGGCGCCGGTTACGGCGGCGAGACCAGCCACGGGCACTCGGAGAAGCCAGCCGGTCTCATCCGCTGGTTCACCACAGTCGACCACAAGGACATCGGCATCCTGTACGGCCTCTACGGCACCATCGCCTTCCTCTGGGGCGGTGCCGCCGTCATGCTGATGCGTGTGGAACTGGCCGCACCGGGGTTCGACGTCATGCAGGCGCAGTTCTACAACAGCCTGCTCACGTCCCACGGCATCACGATGCTGTTCCTGTTCGGGACGCCCATCATCGCGGCGTTCTCGAACTACTTCGTCCCGCTCCTCATCGGCGCGGACGACATGGCGTTCCCGCGCATCAACGCCATCGCGTTCTGGCTGCTGCCCCCGGCGGCAGTCCTCATCTGGGCCGGGTTCTTCACCGCGCCCCTGACGGGCAACGAGATCGCGCCCGCCCAGACGAGCTGGACGATGTACACACCGCTGTCGGCCGAGCAGGTCAACCCCGGCGTCGACCTGATGCTGCTGGGTCTACACCTGTCCGGTGTCTCGGCGACGATGGGTGCGATCAACTTCATCGCGACCATCTTCACCGAGCGCTCGGAGAAGGTCAACTGGGCCAACCTCGACATCTTCAGCTGGACCATCCTCACCCAGAGCGCGCTCATCCTGTTCGCGTTCCCGCTGCTCGGGAGCGCGCTGGTGATGCTGCTGCTCGACCGGAACTTCGGGACGGCGTTCTTCGCCGTCGACGGTGGTTCGCCCATCCTCTGGCAGCACCTGTTCTGGTTCTTCGGCCACCCCGAGGTCTACATCCTCGTGTTGCCGCCGATGGGGCTGGTGTCGTGGATCCTCCCCAAGTTCGCGGGCCGCAAGCTCTTCGGCTTCAAGTTCGTCGTCTACTCCACGCTGGCCATCGGCGTCCTCTCGTTCGGTGTCTGGGCGCACCACATGTTCAGCACGGGCATCGACCCGCGCATCCGTGCGAGCTTCATGGCCGTCTCGTTGGCCATCGCGATACCATCCGCAGTCAAGACGTTCAACTGGATCACGACGCTCTGGAACGGGAAGATCCGACTGACCGCCCCGATGCTGTTCTGTATCGGGTTCATCAGTAACTTCGTCATCGGTGGCATCACCGGCGTGTTCCTCGCGGCCATCCCGGTGGACCTCGTGCTCCACGACACCTACTACGTCGTCGGGCACTTCCACTACGTCGTGATGGGGATGATCGCCTTCGCCGGCTTCGGTGCCATCTACTACTGGTACCCCATCGTCACCGGCAAGATGTACCAGCGGACGCTGGCGAAGTGGCACTTCTGGCTCTCGATGGTCGGGACGAACATCACGTTCTTCGCGTTCCTCCTGCTGGGCTACCTCGGGATGCCCCGGCGCTACGCGACGTACAACTTCGACGCCGCTATCGCGCCGCTGGCCGAGGTCACGAGCCTCCACCAGATCGCGACCGTGGGCGCGTTCATCCTCATGATCGGCCAGCTCATCTGGCTCTGGAACCTCGTCTCCTCGTACTACGAGGGGCCGACGGTCGAGGACGGCGACCCGTGGAACCTCAAGGAAGACGGCATGTTCGGCCGCGAGTTCCAGTGGTTCGAGGCACAGCTCGCCCGCGCTGACGGTGGCGAGGTCGAGGACGAGGAACTCGTCACCGACGGCGGCCGCATCGTGAACGAGAACCTCACCGCTGCGGTCCGCCGCGTCGCTGACGACGACGAGTAA
- a CDS encoding DUF7520 family protein, with the protein MSDSTSTEEGFTGVDEPTVGLSGRRLVATLYVIVVGIATFTGFVLGVIGPRDLDPQLFGFVDMPPTPLGMAAYGGITLATVLGVLLVGVMFVSSRYVD; encoded by the coding sequence GTGAGCGATTCGACCAGTACGGAGGAGGGGTTCACGGGCGTGGACGAGCCGACTGTCGGCCTGTCGGGCCGCCGGCTCGTGGCCACGCTCTACGTTATCGTGGTCGGCATCGCGACGTTCACGGGGTTCGTCCTCGGGGTCATCGGCCCCCGCGACCTCGACCCGCAACTGTTCGGCTTCGTCGACATGCCGCCGACGCCGCTCGGGATGGCGGCCTACGGGGGCATCACGCTGGCGACGGTGCTCGGTGTCCTCCTCGTCGGCGTGATGTTCGTCTCGAGTCGGTACGTCGACTGA
- a CDS encoding universal stress protein, whose product MTDALESETMYHVVMGVAPEDDTLGEKLEAVLDLPGEVRVSVVHVTDDPDDIESVPSVARALDTLGTAGVDARAVTRPGDPPRAVLDVATEEDADCICVGARRRTPAGKRGLRPGAQRIVVTADQPVLVVGDLPENETPRS is encoded by the coding sequence ATGACCGACGCTCTCGAATCTGAGACCATGTACCACGTGGTGATGGGGGTCGCCCCGGAGGACGACACGCTCGGGGAGAAACTCGAGGCGGTGCTGGACCTCCCCGGTGAGGTGCGCGTGAGCGTCGTCCACGTCACCGACGACCCGGACGACATCGAGTCCGTCCCGAGCGTCGCCCGGGCGCTCGACACGCTGGGGACGGCAGGGGTGGACGCGAGGGCGGTCACACGGCCCGGCGACCCGCCACGGGCCGTCCTCGACGTGGCCACCGAGGAAGACGCCGACTGCATCTGTGTCGGTGCCCGGCGCCGGACGCCGGCCGGGAAACGGGGGCTCAGGCCGGGTGCGCAGCGCATCGTCGTCACCGCGGACCAGCCGGTCCTCGTCGTCGGTGACCTGCCGGAGAACGAGACGCCGCGATCGTAG
- a CDS encoding class I adenylate-forming enzyme family protein codes for MRKPLLVTEFLDRARDNYPEAEAVVATTGERYSYAELGARSDAFSEVLQDHGIEKGDRVAVLDPNTHYHLEAAYGIFQAGGVHTPLNYRLTPKDYTYILNDAGVDAIYADWDYADKIEEIRDEVPTETFITNDTEKVDGDWQSFDDLVEAADGDYDRPEMSEDEICTINYTSGTTGDPKGVCRTHRTETIHAYLISSHQDISDDDVYLWTLPMFHANGWGHIFAITGNAAKHVCTRGIDAGWIFETVRDEDVSYMCAAPTVLNMLLEYHGANEDVVTEGAADVRVATAGSAPPEATIRTIEDEFGWYMIHVYGLTETGPLITTSNARRLFDDDDAARFDVKKRQGMAYLGTEIRVVDEDGEQVPRDDKHIGEVVVRGNQVMEKYWNKPEETHEAFNDRIEGWFHTGDLATMNENGMISIQDRKKDLIISGGENISSIEVEDALYDHPAVGAAAVIPAPSDKYGETVKAFVVPANGDPENPGVTEEELKQFTREELASYKRVRRVEFVKELPTTATGKVQKYELRKREWDEEERMIGQG; via the coding sequence ATGCGAAAACCACTCCTGGTGACCGAGTTCCTGGACCGGGCGCGGGACAACTACCCCGAGGCCGAGGCGGTCGTCGCAACGACCGGTGAACGGTACAGTTACGCGGAGCTGGGCGCACGCTCGGACGCGTTCTCCGAGGTGCTGCAGGACCACGGGATCGAGAAGGGTGACCGAGTCGCGGTCCTGGACCCGAACACACACTACCACCTCGAGGCCGCGTACGGTATCTTCCAGGCTGGCGGCGTCCACACCCCGCTCAACTACCGGCTGACGCCGAAGGACTACACGTACATCCTGAACGACGCCGGGGTGGACGCCATCTACGCCGACTGGGACTACGCCGACAAGATCGAGGAGATACGCGACGAGGTGCCGACGGAGACCTTCATCACGAACGACACGGAGAAGGTGGACGGCGACTGGCAGTCGTTCGACGACCTCGTCGAAGCGGCCGACGGGGACTACGACCGCCCCGAGATGTCCGAGGACGAGATCTGTACCATCAACTACACCTCGGGCACCACGGGCGACCCGAAGGGGGTCTGTCGGACCCACCGGACCGAGACCATCCACGCGTACCTCATCTCCAGCCACCAGGACATCTCGGACGACGACGTCTACCTCTGGACGCTGCCGATGTTCCACGCCAACGGCTGGGGCCACATCTTCGCCATCACCGGCAACGCCGCGAAACACGTCTGCACCCGCGGTATCGACGCCGGGTGGATATTCGAGACGGTCCGGGACGAGGACGTCTCGTACATGTGTGCCGCGCCGACGGTGCTGAACATGCTCCTCGAGTACCACGGGGCCAACGAGGACGTCGTCACGGAGGGTGCGGCCGACGTCCGCGTCGCCACGGCGGGGTCGGCCCCGCCGGAGGCCACCATCCGCACCATCGAGGACGAGTTCGGCTGGTACATGATCCACGTCTACGGGCTGACCGAGACGGGGCCGCTCATCACCACCAGCAACGCTCGTCGCCTGTTCGACGACGACGACGCCGCTCGCTTCGACGTCAAGAAGCGGCAGGGGATGGCCTACCTCGGGACCGAGATCCGCGTGGTCGACGAGGACGGCGAGCAGGTGCCACGCGACGACAAGCACATCGGCGAGGTGGTCGTCCGTGGCAACCAGGTGATGGAGAAGTACTGGAACAAGCCCGAGGAGACCCACGAGGCGTTCAACGACCGTATCGAGGGCTGGTTCCACACCGGTGACCTCGCCACGATGAACGAGAACGGGATGATCTCCATCCAGGACCGCAAGAAGGACCTCATCATCTCCGGCGGGGAGAACATCTCCTCCATCGAGGTGGAGGACGCGCTGTACGACCACCCGGCGGTCGGTGCCGCGGCGGTCATCCCCGCCCCCTCGGACAAGTACGGCGAGACGGTCAAGGCGTTCGTCGTCCCGGCGAACGGCGACCCGGAGAACCCCGGCGTCACGGAGGAGGAACTCAAGCAGTTCACGCGGGAGGAACTGGCCTCCTACAAGCGCGTGCGGCGCGTCGAGTTCGTGAAGGAGCTCCCCACGACGGCCACGGGGAAGGTCCAGAAGTACGAGCTCCGCAAGCGCGAGTGGGACGAGGAAGAGCGGATGATCGGCCAGGGATAG
- a CDS encoding DUF7537 family lipoprotein encodes MGRVSVAALALCLLLSGCSTLSPNPEPRPGTTTATPAPVPTAGPDGTLAPGLTREGVVDARTLAVAHVARLADRSYTLTATRTTRYPNGTLRERLELNLSLGADRSYLAHAETAGPRAPVFLGRPPASAAFWSNGSVYTRRLTHAGSTTYTTFQPTNGAGTWQYWARTVPFGGRGGNPREFLTRTFTAIPTRTTGRAVDSGPTTYTVVGTRATAPIELGVEDPREVDLRAEVTADGLVRSLTLTYVGTVDGRTVEVTRRLRYDRVGATDVTRPPWVDRALSE; translated from the coding sequence ATGGGACGCGTGTCGGTAGCCGCCCTCGCACTCTGTCTGCTCCTCTCCGGGTGCAGCACGCTGTCGCCGAACCCCGAGCCACGGCCGGGGACGACGACGGCCACGCCCGCCCCCGTCCCGACGGCCGGACCGGACGGCACCCTCGCGCCCGGCCTGACCCGCGAGGGGGTGGTCGACGCCCGGACGCTCGCGGTGGCCCACGTCGCCAGACTCGCCGACCGGTCCTACACCCTGACCGCGACACGCACCACGCGGTACCCGAACGGGACGCTCCGGGAGCGACTCGAGTTGAACCTCTCGCTCGGCGCCGACCGGTCGTACCTCGCGCACGCCGAGACGGCCGGCCCGCGCGCACCGGTGTTCCTCGGGCGGCCCCCCGCGTCGGCGGCGTTCTGGTCCAACGGCTCGGTGTACACCCGACGGCTGACCCACGCCGGGAGCACCACCTACACCACGTTCCAGCCGACGAACGGGGCCGGGACGTGGCAGTACTGGGCCCGAACCGTCCCGTTCGGCGGCCGAGGCGGGAACCCTCGCGAGTTCCTCACCCGAACGTTCACCGCCATCCCCACCCGGACCACCGGCCGTGCCGTCGACAGTGGACCGACCACCTACACCGTCGTCGGGACGCGCGCCACAGCACCCATCGAACTCGGCGTCGAGGACCCACGCGAGGTCGACCTCCGTGCGGAGGTGACCGCCGACGGACTCGTCCGCTCGCTGACGCTCACCTACGTCGGCACCGTGGACGGCCGAACCGTCGAGGTGACCCGCCGGCTCCGCTACGACCGGGTCGGCGCGACGGACGTGACCCGTCCGCCGTGGGTGGACCGGGCGCTCTCGGAGTAG
- a CDS encoding thioredoxin family protein has protein sequence MNEERTTAQRYEFLLDCGVLVEERDDPDRLAASEAYDAERGVYHDTYGDASDEVFHGTLADLFDMSDEEAAETATELGITRAELVAFLSLRGYFKRQAPDVEVSRDELLHLATLVAGVSATSPVPEAMPEVDDEDYEAFLEANEDAVVFVWRLHCEPCDRMKDDLDAILSAVPNGVAVAGVDGESVSDFRRAFDVDAAPATLTFADGALLDAVSGRRTPEQLEELFTSAFGEAATN, from the coding sequence ATGAACGAGGAACGGACCACAGCACAACGGTACGAGTTCCTCCTCGACTGCGGCGTGCTGGTCGAGGAGCGCGACGACCCCGACCGCCTCGCGGCGAGCGAGGCCTACGACGCCGAGCGTGGCGTCTACCACGACACCTACGGCGACGCGAGCGACGAGGTGTTCCACGGGACGCTCGCCGACCTGTTCGACATGAGCGACGAGGAGGCCGCCGAGACGGCCACTGAGCTCGGCATCACGCGCGCGGAGCTGGTGGCGTTCCTCTCGCTGCGAGGCTACTTCAAGCGTCAGGCGCCCGACGTGGAGGTGTCGCGCGACGAACTGCTGCACCTCGCCACGCTGGTGGCGGGCGTCTCCGCCACCTCACCGGTGCCAGAGGCGATGCCCGAGGTCGACGACGAGGACTACGAGGCGTTCCTCGAGGCGAACGAGGACGCCGTCGTCTTCGTCTGGAGACTCCACTGCGAGCCGTGCGACCGGATGAAGGACGACCTCGACGCCATCCTCTCGGCCGTCCCCAACGGCGTCGCGGTGGCCGGCGTCGACGGCGAGTCGGTGAGCGACTTCCGGCGCGCGTTCGACGTGGACGCCGCGCCCGCCACGCTCACCTTCGCCGACGGAGCACTCCTCGACGCGGTGAGCGGGCGGCGCACGCCCGAACAACTCGAGGAACTGTTCACCTCGGCGTTCGGCGAAGCGGCGACGAACTGA
- a CDS encoding ABC transporter ATP-binding protein produces MSLLEVDSIDAYYGQSHILRDLSMEIADGEVCALLGRNGAGKTTTLRSIAGAAPPDVRDGEIRFEGKTIAGRPTEDVSMSGIGLVPEERRIFPNLTVEENLHLAEVSRNRSNLVGRALGQVNEARPLQEMYDAFPRLDERQNQMAGTLSGGEQQMLAIARALRQNPKLLMLDEPYEGLAPKIIEDVEDAIRRISEEGTTVLLVEQNAAAAIKIAERCYIVDQGSIVYEGHSEDLREDEETRQRYLGV; encoded by the coding sequence GTGAGCCTGCTGGAGGTCGACTCCATCGACGCCTACTACGGCCAGAGTCACATCCTCAGGGACCTCTCGATGGAGATCGCCGACGGCGAGGTCTGCGCCCTGCTGGGTCGGAACGGCGCGGGCAAGACCACGACGCTGCGCTCCATCGCGGGGGCGGCGCCGCCGGACGTCCGCGACGGCGAGATACGGTTCGAGGGTAAGACCATCGCCGGCCGCCCGACAGAGGACGTCTCGATGTCCGGCATCGGCCTCGTCCCGGAGGAACGGCGCATCTTCCCGAACCTCACCGTGGAGGAGAACCTCCACCTCGCGGAGGTGTCGCGCAACCGTTCGAACCTCGTCGGCCGCGCGCTGGGACAGGTGAACGAGGCTCGTCCCCTGCAGGAGATGTACGACGCGTTCCCGCGGCTGGACGAACGGCAGAACCAGATGGCAGGCACGCTCTCGGGTGGTGAACAGCAGATGCTCGCCATCGCACGGGCGCTCCGACAGAACCCGAAACTGCTGATGCTCGACGAACCCTACGAGGGACTCGCGCCGAAGATCATCGAGGACGTGGAGGACGCCATCCGGCGCATCAGCGAGGAGGGCACCACGGTCCTGCTCGTCGAGCAGAACGCCGCGGCGGCCATCAAGATCGCCGAGCGGTGTTACATCGTCGACCAGGGGAGCATCGTCTACGAGGGCCACTCGGAGGACCTGCGAGAAGACGAGGAGACGAGACAGCGGTACCTAGGCGTATGA
- a CDS encoding ABC transporter ATP-binding protein has protein sequence MGLLEMEGLTKRFSGLTAVDDVDLTVERGETKAIIGPNGAGKSTTINLVTGLLEPTEGHVYYDLSDEDAADLHEIREVPDDERDQQQRQRIEQLRKEYGITGSEPHEVVQKGISKSFQTASIFPGMTARENVQMAALANEHGSFQLNFLRKRDSFTEVDETATEMLEAVELHGSDDVEAGSLPYGDKRRLEIAIALASEPDLLFMDEPTAGMSPEETQSTVDLVERLQEELGLTIVLVEHDMEIIFRIADSIAVLNRGAIIADGTPEEVQDNTDVQEAYLGGVEL, from the coding sequence ATGGGGCTCCTCGAGATGGAAGGGCTCACGAAGCGCTTCTCCGGGCTGACGGCCGTCGACGACGTCGACCTGACGGTCGAACGCGGCGAGACGAAGGCCATCATCGGCCCGAACGGCGCCGGCAAGTCGACGACCATCAACCTCGTCACCGGCCTCCTCGAACCGACCGAGGGGCACGTCTACTACGACCTGTCCGACGAGGACGCCGCGGACCTCCACGAGATCCGCGAGGTCCCCGACGACGAACGTGACCAGCAGCAACGACAGCGCATCGAGCAACTCCGCAAGGAGTACGGCATCACGGGCTCCGAGCCGCACGAGGTGGTCCAGAAGGGCATCAGCAAGTCGTTCCAGACCGCCTCCATCTTCCCAGGGATGACCGCCCGCGAGAACGTCCAGATGGCGGCGCTGGCGAACGAGCACGGCTCGTTCCAGCTCAACTTCCTCCGGAAGCGTGACTCGTTCACGGAGGTGGACGAGACGGCCACGGAGATGCTGGAGGCCGTCGAACTACACGGCTCGGACGACGTGGAGGCCGGCAGCCTCCCGTACGGCGACAAGCGCCGGCTGGAGATCGCCATCGCCCTCGCCTCGGAGCCGGACCTGCTGTTCATGGACGAGCCGACCGCCGGGATGAGCCCCGAGGAGACGCAGTCGACGGTCGACCTCGTCGAGCGGCTGCAGGAGGAACTCGGCCTGACCATCGTCCTCGTCGAACACGACATGGAGATCATCTTCCGCATCGCCGACAGCATCGCCGTCCTCAATCGCGGGGCCATCATCGCCGACGGCACCCCGGAGGAGGTACAGGACAACACCGACGTCCAGGAGGCGTACCTCGGAGGTGTCGAACTGTGA
- a CDS encoding branched-chain amino acid ABC transporter permease: protein MSRDGDTPVETDGGTVVDDADSGSGSIGGPIGEAYRSLRENEFSVVIGSALFLVVFPYLLIEGMGMLNESLGDPGIGGYEGLASLVLIYGIIVIGFNLLLGYTELLSFGHAAFFGTAAYSAALLSSTAEISFAGFSATMPGITSPIAMLVFGTALATLLAWPIGFMSIRRSGVYFAVLTLTFGQMLYFFALGPGSGITNGDNGFSDVNVGSLLGMVDFGEPVSQFGALYLPVIGNFEIPFLVSLDYVPIEYVFVAVLFLLALTVANRIVNSPYGLIFEALGENEQRVEFVGLNVFRYKLMAFIISGAFAGMGGALFVMHESFIHPATALYWIQSGDFVIMTVLGGTGSLIGPVFGAFIFEYIANVISGATIPVIGEIGSLWRLILGAVFVFIVWVFPRGAYGALVDLKKFLVRAVESLVWAVRNPSEAPGAFTDWLRGVGRGIATWLRGVGRGVTSRVRGMLSLVGVGGGS from the coding sequence ATGAGCCGGGACGGCGACACGCCGGTGGAGACGGACGGCGGGACGGTCGTCGACGACGCCGACTCCGGTTCGGGGTCGATCGGCGGCCCCATCGGCGAGGCCTACCGCTCGCTCCGTGAGAACGAGTTCTCCGTCGTCATCGGGAGTGCGCTGTTCCTCGTCGTCTTCCCGTACCTCCTCATCGAGGGGATGGGGATGCTCAACGAGTCGCTGGGTGACCCCGGTATCGGCGGGTACGAGGGCCTCGCGTCGCTCGTGCTCATCTACGGCATCATCGTCATCGGCTTCAACCTCCTGCTGGGGTACACGGAGTTGCTCTCGTTCGGGCACGCGGCGTTCTTCGGCACCGCCGCCTACAGCGCCGCGCTGCTCTCCTCGACGGCCGAGATATCCTTCGCCGGCTTCTCGGCGACGATGCCCGGCATCACCTCGCCCATCGCGATGCTGGTGTTCGGGACGGCGCTGGCGACGCTGCTGGCGTGGCCCATCGGGTTCATGTCCATCCGGCGGTCCGGCGTCTACTTCGCGGTGTTGACCCTGACGTTCGGGCAGATGCTCTACTTCTTCGCTCTCGGGCCGGGGTCGGGCATCACCAACGGTGACAACGGGTTCAGCGACGTGAACGTCGGGAGCCTGCTCGGGATGGTCGACTTCGGCGAACCGGTCTCCCAGTTCGGCGCGCTCTACCTGCCCGTGATCGGGAACTTCGAGATTCCGTTCCTCGTCTCGCTCGACTACGTCCCCATCGAGTACGTGTTCGTCGCGGTGCTGTTCCTGCTCGCGCTGACCGTCGCGAACCGCATCGTCAACTCCCCGTACGGCCTCATCTTCGAGGCGCTCGGAGAGAACGAGCAGCGCGTCGAGTTCGTCGGCCTGAACGTGTTCCGCTACAAGTTGATGGCCTTCATCATCAGTGGCGCGTTCGCCGGTATGGGCGGGGCGCTGTTCGTGATGCACGAGTCGTTCATCCACCCGGCGACGGCACTCTACTGGATCCAGTCGGGGGACTTCGTCATCATGACCGTCCTCGGCGGTACGGGGTCGCTCATCGGCCCGGTGTTCGGGGCGTTCATCTTCGAGTACATCGCGAACGTCATCTCGGGGGCGACGATACCCGTGATCGGCGAGATCGGGTCGCTCTGGCGGCTCATCCTGGGCGCCGTCTTCGTCTTCATCGTGTGGGTGTTCCCACGCGGTGCCTACGGCGCACTGGTGGACCTGAAGAAGTTCCTGGTTCGCGCGGTGGAGTCGCTCGTCTGGGCGGTCCGGAACCCGAGTGAGGCGCCGGGCGCGTTCACCGACTGGCTCCGCGGTGTCGGGCGCGGCATCGCCACATGGCTCCGCGGTGTCGGTCGTGGGGTAACGAGCCGGGTCCGTGGGATGCTCTCGCTCGTCGGTGTCGGAGGTGGGAGCTGA
- a CDS encoding branched-chain amino acid ABC transporter permease, whose protein sequence is MVLETAVEVVLNGLQQGAIFALLGIGLTIILGTMKFLNLAHGALYLIGGYAGMYVIRETTLSTGYLESIGVTTVGLGLGFAAAMVLVPIFGFVVGLLMERYVAEPFYDRPETDQLLVTFGLALIVQEVVKFLMGGSTFQPATPEQVLGISVGGPIELPIVGNYPQWRLYIVLIALVVIGLTYLVIEKTDFGLVVQAGTQDSEMVRLLGIKINRSYSLVFAMGAALAAFAGLIGVSFQTVSPQIGTEQALIPAFLVLVVGGAGSVVGAIFGGFVLGITIAAMTVLASQWAQIVLYAVAAGVLLFRPEGLFGSAEVGE, encoded by the coding sequence ATGGTACTAGAGACGGCAGTGGAAGTCGTCCTCAACGGCCTGCAGCAGGGGGCCATCTTCGCCCTGCTCGGTATCGGACTGACCATCATCCTGGGGACGATGAAGTTCCTCAACCTCGCCCACGGGGCGCTCTACCTCATCGGCGGCTACGCAGGGATGTACGTCATCCGGGAGACGACACTCTCGACAGGCTATCTGGAGAGCATCGGCGTGACCACCGTGGGACTGGGACTGGGCTTCGCGGCGGCGATGGTGCTCGTCCCCATCTTCGGCTTCGTCGTCGGGCTCCTGATGGAGCGCTACGTCGCCGAACCGTTCTACGACCGCCCGGAGACGGACCAGTTGTTGGTCACCTTCGGCCTGGCGCTCATCGTTCAGGAGGTTGTCAAGTTCCTGATGGGCGGGAGCACGTTCCAGCCCGCGACGCCGGAACAGGTGCTCGGCATCAGCGTCGGCGGACCCATCGAACTGCCTATCGTCGGTAACTACCCGCAGTGGCGACTCTACATCGTCCTCATCGCGCTGGTGGTCATCGGCCTGACCTACCTCGTCATCGAGAAGACGGACTTCGGGCTGGTGGTGCAGGCCGGCACACAGGACTCCGAGATGGTCCGTCTGCTCGGCATCAAGATCAACCGCTCGTACAGCCTCGTGTTCGCCATGGGGGCAGCACTCGCCGCGTTCGCGGGCCTCATCGGCGTCTCGTTCCAGACGGTCAGTCCCCAGATAGGGACGGAACAGGCGCTGATTCCGGCGTTCCTCGTCCTCGTCGTCGGGGGCGCGGGGAGCGTCGTGGGCGCCATCTTCGGCGGCTTCGTCCTCGGCATCACCATCGCGGCGATGACGGTGCTCGCCTCGCAGTGGGCACAGATCGTCCTCTACGCGGTGGCCGCGGGCGTCCTCCTGTTCCGCCCCGAGGGCCTGTTCGGGAGCGCGGAGGTGGGCGAATGA